From the genome of Lotus japonicus ecotype B-129 chromosome 6, LjGifu_v1.2, one region includes:
- the LOC130723040 gene encoding protein argonaute 10-like isoform X3: MPVRQMKEGSEQHLVIKPHLLNPMNSARKVTRAVQNGKGPPPPPQEPNNQTSPQERAKGRRKSRVCRKSDQGGVLMRPCTVVTNTANGLVDNGSISGDIEMGYPSSSKSLSFAPRPGFGQVGAKCIVKANHFFAELPDKDLNHYDVAITPEVSSKIVNRSIIAELVRLYKESELGMRLPAYDGRKSLYTAGALPFSRREFKIKLIDVDDGVNPTKREREYCVVIKFVARVNLHHLGQFLAGKRADAPQEALQTLDIVLRELSSKRFCPIGRSFFSPDIRTPQRLGQGLESWCGFYQSIRPTQMGLSLNIDMASAAFIEPLPVVEFVGQLLGKDVLSRQLSDADRIKVKKALRGVKVEVTHRGSFRRKYRVSGLTSQPTRELVFPVDGNSTMKSVVDYFQEMYGFIIKYTHLPCLQVGSQKKANYLPMEACKIVEGQRYTKRLNEKQITALLKVTCQRPRDRENDILQTIQHNAYDQDPYAKEFGIKISEKLASVEARILPAPWLKYHDSGKEKNCLPQVGQWNMMNKKMINGMAVSRWACINFSRSVQDNIARTFCNELGQMCQVSGMEFNPEPVIPIYNAKPEQVEKALKHVYHVSMNKTKGKELELLLAILPDNNGSLYGDLKRICETELGLISQCCLTKHVFKITKQYLANVSLKINVKMGGRNTVLVDAVSCRIPLVSDIPTIIFGADVTHPENGEDSSPSIAAVVASQDWPEVTKYAGLVCAQAHRQELIQDLYKTWHDPVRGLVSGGMIRDLLISFRKATGQKPQRIIFYRDGVSEGQFYQVLLYELDAIRK; the protein is encoded by the exons ATGCCAGTTAGGCAGATGAAAGAGGGCTCAGAGCAGCACCTTGTGATCAAACCTCATTTGCTGAACCCCATGAATTCAGCTAGGAAGGTTACTAGGGCTGTCCAAAATGGCAAaggtccaccaccaccaccacaagaaCCCAATAATCAAACTTCACCTCAGGAAAGGGCaaagggaagaagaaagagCAGAGTTTGCAGGAAATCTGATCAAGGAGGTGTTTTGATGAGACCCTGCACTGTTGTGACAAATACAGCAAATGGGCTTGTTGATAATGGCAGCATTTCTGGTGACATAGAAATGGGTTACCCTAGTTCAAGCAAGTCTTTGAGCTTTGCTCCTAGGCCTGGGTTTGGACAAGTTGGGGCAAAATGCATTGTGAAAGCTAACCACTTCTTTGCAGAGTTACCAGACAAGGACTTGAACCACTATGAT GTCGCTATTACACCGGAAGTGTCTTCCAAAATAGTAAACAGGTCCATTATAGCAGAACTTGTGAGGCTTTACAAAGagtctgagcttgggatgaggCTTCCAGCATATGATGGCAGAAAAAGTCTGTACACAGCAGGGGCACTTCCTTTTTCCCGGAGAGAGTTTAAGATTAAGCTTATAGACGTAGACGATGGAGTTAATCCCACCAA AAGGGAAAGAGAATACTGTGTCGTGATCAAGTTTGTTGCGCGGGTTAATTTGCATCACTTGGGGCAGTTTCTAGCTGGCAAGCGTGCCGATGCGCCACAGGAGGCACTCCAAACTCTAGACATTGTTCTAAGAGAGTTATCATCTAAAAG GTTTTGCCCCATTGGGAGGTCCTTCTTTTCACCTGATATTAGAACACCACAACGGCTTGGGCAAGGATTGGAATCTTGGTGCGGATTTTACCAGAGCATAAGGCCTACTCAGATGGGTCTTTCCCTCAATATAG ATATGGCTTCTGCTGCGTTCATTGAACCTCTCCCAGTAGTGGAATTTGTTGGCCAGCTATTAGGAAAAGATGTTCTGTCAAGGCAATTGTCTGATGCTGATCGCATTAAG GTTAAGAAAGCCCTGAGAGGAGTTAAAGTTGAAGTAACACACAGAGGAAGCTTTAGAAGAAAGTATCGTGTTTCTGGTTTGACTTCTCAACCAACAAGAGAACTTGT GTTTCCTGTTGACGGGAACTCAACCATGAAGTCGGTAGTTGATTacttccaagaaatgtatggtTTCATTATTAAATATACCCACCTTCCTTGCCTGCAAGTGGGAAGTCAAAAGAAAGCAAACTATTTACCTATGGAG GCCTGCAAAATTGTGGAGGGTCAACGTTATACTAAAAGGTTGAATGAGAAGCAAATTACTGCTCTCCTGAAAGTTACTTGCCAAAGACCCCGTGATCGAGAAAATGACATTTTGCAG ACGATTCAGCATAATGCTTATGATCAAGATCCTTATGCAAAGGAATTTGGGATTAAAATCAGTGAAAAACTAGCTTCTGTGGAAGCACGAATTCTTCCTGCCCCTTGG CTTAAGTATCACGATAGTGGGAAAGAAAAGAATTGTTTACCTCAAGTTGGTCAGTGGAATATGATGAACAAG AAAATGATCAATGGAATGGCCGTTAGCCGGTGGGCATGCATAAATTTTTCACGAAGTGTGCAAGATAATATTGCTCGCACTTTTTGTAATGAGCTTGGTCAAATGTGTCAAGTATCTGGGATG GAATTTAATCCAGAGCCTGTTATCCCCATCTACAATGCCAAACCTGAGCAGGTAGAGAAAGCTTTGAAACATGTTTACCACGTATCAATGAACAAAACCAAAGGAAAGGAATTGGAGCTTTTGTTAGCAATATTGCCTGACAACAATGGCTCTCTCTATG GTGACCTCAAGCGTATTTGTGAAACTGAGCTTGGTTTAATTTCTCAATGTTGTCTGACAAAGCATGTCTTTAAGATTACTAAGCAGTACTTGGCTAATGTGTCTCTGAAGATCAATGTCAAG ATGGGAGGTAGAAACACCGTTCTTGTTGATGCTGTAAGCTGCAGAATACCATTGGTTAGTGACATACCAACTATAATATTTGGAGCAGATGTTACCCATCCCGAAAATGGAGAAGACTCTAGCCCTTCGATTGCAGCT GTAGTGGCGTCCCAAGACTGGCCTGAAGTAACAAAATATGCAGGTTTAGTGTGTGCTCAAGCTCATAGACAGGAACTTATACAAGATTTGTACAAAACTTGGCATGACCCTGTTCGTGGCTTAGTTAGTGGTGGCATGATCCG AGATTTGTTGATTTCTTTTAGAAAGGCAACAGGACAGAAGCCACAAAGGATTATATTTTACAG GGATGGTGTGAGTGAAGGGCAGTTTTACCAAGTTCTACTATATGAATTGGATGCGATTCGTAAG TAA
- the LOC130723040 gene encoding protein argonaute 10-like isoform X2, whose product MPVRQMKEGSEQHLVIKPHLLNPMNSARKVTRAVQNGKGPPPPPQEPNNQTSPQERAKGRRKSRVCRKSDQGGVLMRPCTVVTNTANGLVDNGSISGDIEMGYPSSSKSLSFAPRPGFGQVGAKCIVKANHFFAELPDKDLNHYDVAITPEVSSKIVNRSIIAELVRLYKESELGMRLPAYDGRKSLYTAGALPFSRREFKIKLIDVDDGVNPTKEREYCVVIKFVARVNLHHLGQFLAGKRADAPQEALQTLDIVLRELSSKRFCPIGRSFFSPDIRTPQRLGQGLESWCGFYQSIRPTQMGLSLNIDMASAAFIEPLPVVEFVGQLLGKDVLSRQLSDADRIKVKKALRGVKVEVTHRGSFRRKYRVSGLTSQPTRELVFPVDGNSTMKSVVDYFQEMYGFIIKYTHLPCLQVGSQKKANYLPMEACKIVEGQRYTKRLNEKQITALLKVTCQRPRDRENDILQTIQHNAYDQDPYAKEFGIKISEKLASVEARILPAPWLKYHDSGKEKNCLPQVGQWNMMNKKMINGMAVSRWACINFSRSVQDNIARTFCNELGQMCQVSGMEFNPEPVIPIYNAKPEQVEKALKHVYHVSMNKTKGKELELLLAILPDNNGSLYGDLKRICETELGLISQCCLTKHVFKITKQYLANVSLKINVKMGGRNTVLVDAVSCRIPLVSDIPTIIFGADVTHPENGEDSSPSIAAVVASQDWPEVTKYAGLVCAQAHRQELIQDLYKTWHDPVRGLVSGGMIRDLLISFRKATGQKPQRIIFYRDGVSEGQFYQVLLYELDAIRKACASLEPNYQPPVTFVIVQKRHHTRLFANNHRDRSSTDKSGNILPGTVVDSKICHPTEFDFYLCSHAGIQGTSRPAHYHVLWDENNFTADGIQSLTNNLCYTYARCTRSVSVVPPAYYAHLAAFRARFYAGPEELQENGSTGTGHGSKVTRAAGECGVKPLPALKENVKRVMFYC is encoded by the exons ATGCCAGTTAGGCAGATGAAAGAGGGCTCAGAGCAGCACCTTGTGATCAAACCTCATTTGCTGAACCCCATGAATTCAGCTAGGAAGGTTACTAGGGCTGTCCAAAATGGCAAaggtccaccaccaccaccacaagaaCCCAATAATCAAACTTCACCTCAGGAAAGGGCaaagggaagaagaaagagCAGAGTTTGCAGGAAATCTGATCAAGGAGGTGTTTTGATGAGACCCTGCACTGTTGTGACAAATACAGCAAATGGGCTTGTTGATAATGGCAGCATTTCTGGTGACATAGAAATGGGTTACCCTAGTTCAAGCAAGTCTTTGAGCTTTGCTCCTAGGCCTGGGTTTGGACAAGTTGGGGCAAAATGCATTGTGAAAGCTAACCACTTCTTTGCAGAGTTACCAGACAAGGACTTGAACCACTATGAT GTCGCTATTACACCGGAAGTGTCTTCCAAAATAGTAAACAGGTCCATTATAGCAGAACTTGTGAGGCTTTACAAAGagtctgagcttgggatgaggCTTCCAGCATATGATGGCAGAAAAAGTCTGTACACAGCAGGGGCACTTCCTTTTTCCCGGAGAGAGTTTAAGATTAAGCTTATAGACGTAGACGATGGAGTTAATCCCACCAA GGAAAGAGAATACTGTGTCGTGATCAAGTTTGTTGCGCGGGTTAATTTGCATCACTTGGGGCAGTTTCTAGCTGGCAAGCGTGCCGATGCGCCACAGGAGGCACTCCAAACTCTAGACATTGTTCTAAGAGAGTTATCATCTAAAAG GTTTTGCCCCATTGGGAGGTCCTTCTTTTCACCTGATATTAGAACACCACAACGGCTTGGGCAAGGATTGGAATCTTGGTGCGGATTTTACCAGAGCATAAGGCCTACTCAGATGGGTCTTTCCCTCAATATAG ATATGGCTTCTGCTGCGTTCATTGAACCTCTCCCAGTAGTGGAATTTGTTGGCCAGCTATTAGGAAAAGATGTTCTGTCAAGGCAATTGTCTGATGCTGATCGCATTAAG GTTAAGAAAGCCCTGAGAGGAGTTAAAGTTGAAGTAACACACAGAGGAAGCTTTAGAAGAAAGTATCGTGTTTCTGGTTTGACTTCTCAACCAACAAGAGAACTTGT GTTTCCTGTTGACGGGAACTCAACCATGAAGTCGGTAGTTGATTacttccaagaaatgtatggtTTCATTATTAAATATACCCACCTTCCTTGCCTGCAAGTGGGAAGTCAAAAGAAAGCAAACTATTTACCTATGGAG GCCTGCAAAATTGTGGAGGGTCAACGTTATACTAAAAGGTTGAATGAGAAGCAAATTACTGCTCTCCTGAAAGTTACTTGCCAAAGACCCCGTGATCGAGAAAATGACATTTTGCAG ACGATTCAGCATAATGCTTATGATCAAGATCCTTATGCAAAGGAATTTGGGATTAAAATCAGTGAAAAACTAGCTTCTGTGGAAGCACGAATTCTTCCTGCCCCTTGG CTTAAGTATCACGATAGTGGGAAAGAAAAGAATTGTTTACCTCAAGTTGGTCAGTGGAATATGATGAACAAG AAAATGATCAATGGAATGGCCGTTAGCCGGTGGGCATGCATAAATTTTTCACGAAGTGTGCAAGATAATATTGCTCGCACTTTTTGTAATGAGCTTGGTCAAATGTGTCAAGTATCTGGGATG GAATTTAATCCAGAGCCTGTTATCCCCATCTACAATGCCAAACCTGAGCAGGTAGAGAAAGCTTTGAAACATGTTTACCACGTATCAATGAACAAAACCAAAGGAAAGGAATTGGAGCTTTTGTTAGCAATATTGCCTGACAACAATGGCTCTCTCTATG GTGACCTCAAGCGTATTTGTGAAACTGAGCTTGGTTTAATTTCTCAATGTTGTCTGACAAAGCATGTCTTTAAGATTACTAAGCAGTACTTGGCTAATGTGTCTCTGAAGATCAATGTCAAG ATGGGAGGTAGAAACACCGTTCTTGTTGATGCTGTAAGCTGCAGAATACCATTGGTTAGTGACATACCAACTATAATATTTGGAGCAGATGTTACCCATCCCGAAAATGGAGAAGACTCTAGCCCTTCGATTGCAGCT GTAGTGGCGTCCCAAGACTGGCCTGAAGTAACAAAATATGCAGGTTTAGTGTGTGCTCAAGCTCATAGACAGGAACTTATACAAGATTTGTACAAAACTTGGCATGACCCTGTTCGTGGCTTAGTTAGTGGTGGCATGATCCG AGATTTGTTGATTTCTTTTAGAAAGGCAACAGGACAGAAGCCACAAAGGATTATATTTTACAG GGATGGTGTGAGTGAAGGGCAGTTTTACCAAGTTCTACTATATGAATTGGATGCGATTCGTAAG GCATGTGCTTCTTTAGAGCCAAACTATCAACCTCCAGTAACCTTCGTAATTGTACAAAAGAGACATCATACTCGGTTGTTTGCAAACAACCACAGGGACAGGAGCAGTACAGATAAGAGTGGGAATATATTGCCAG GAACTGTTGTTGATTCCAAAATCTGTCACCCAACAGAGTTTGATTTTTACCTCTGCAGTCATGCTGGCATTCAG GGAACAAGTCGTCCAGCTCATTATCATGTTCTGTGGGATGAAAACAATTTCACTGCTGATGGGATTCAGTCTTTGACAAACAATCTCTGTTATACATATGCGAGGTGTACACGCTCTGTCTCTGTTG TTCCTCCAGCATATTATGCACACTTGGCCGCATTTCGAGCTCGTTTCTATGCGGGACCGGAAGAGCTGCAGGAGAATGGCTCCACAGGTACTGGACATGGTTCCAAGGTAACAAGAGCAGCTGGAGAGTGTGGTGTGAAGCCATTGCCAGCCTTGAAAGAAAATGTGAAGAGAGTGATGTTTTATTGTTAA
- the LOC130723040 gene encoding protein argonaute 10-like isoform X1, producing MPVRQMKEGSEQHLVIKPHLLNPMNSARKVTRAVQNGKGPPPPPQEPNNQTSPQERAKGRRKSRVCRKSDQGGVLMRPCTVVTNTANGLVDNGSISGDIEMGYPSSSKSLSFAPRPGFGQVGAKCIVKANHFFAELPDKDLNHYDVAITPEVSSKIVNRSIIAELVRLYKESELGMRLPAYDGRKSLYTAGALPFSRREFKIKLIDVDDGVNPTKREREYCVVIKFVARVNLHHLGQFLAGKRADAPQEALQTLDIVLRELSSKRFCPIGRSFFSPDIRTPQRLGQGLESWCGFYQSIRPTQMGLSLNIDMASAAFIEPLPVVEFVGQLLGKDVLSRQLSDADRIKVKKALRGVKVEVTHRGSFRRKYRVSGLTSQPTRELVFPVDGNSTMKSVVDYFQEMYGFIIKYTHLPCLQVGSQKKANYLPMEACKIVEGQRYTKRLNEKQITALLKVTCQRPRDRENDILQTIQHNAYDQDPYAKEFGIKISEKLASVEARILPAPWLKYHDSGKEKNCLPQVGQWNMMNKKMINGMAVSRWACINFSRSVQDNIARTFCNELGQMCQVSGMEFNPEPVIPIYNAKPEQVEKALKHVYHVSMNKTKGKELELLLAILPDNNGSLYGDLKRICETELGLISQCCLTKHVFKITKQYLANVSLKINVKMGGRNTVLVDAVSCRIPLVSDIPTIIFGADVTHPENGEDSSPSIAAVVASQDWPEVTKYAGLVCAQAHRQELIQDLYKTWHDPVRGLVSGGMIRDLLISFRKATGQKPQRIIFYRDGVSEGQFYQVLLYELDAIRKACASLEPNYQPPVTFVIVQKRHHTRLFANNHRDRSSTDKSGNILPGTVVDSKICHPTEFDFYLCSHAGIQGTSRPAHYHVLWDENNFTADGIQSLTNNLCYTYARCTRSVSVVPPAYYAHLAAFRARFYAGPEELQENGSTGTGHGSKVTRAAGECGVKPLPALKENVKRVMFYC from the exons ATGCCAGTTAGGCAGATGAAAGAGGGCTCAGAGCAGCACCTTGTGATCAAACCTCATTTGCTGAACCCCATGAATTCAGCTAGGAAGGTTACTAGGGCTGTCCAAAATGGCAAaggtccaccaccaccaccacaagaaCCCAATAATCAAACTTCACCTCAGGAAAGGGCaaagggaagaagaaagagCAGAGTTTGCAGGAAATCTGATCAAGGAGGTGTTTTGATGAGACCCTGCACTGTTGTGACAAATACAGCAAATGGGCTTGTTGATAATGGCAGCATTTCTGGTGACATAGAAATGGGTTACCCTAGTTCAAGCAAGTCTTTGAGCTTTGCTCCTAGGCCTGGGTTTGGACAAGTTGGGGCAAAATGCATTGTGAAAGCTAACCACTTCTTTGCAGAGTTACCAGACAAGGACTTGAACCACTATGAT GTCGCTATTACACCGGAAGTGTCTTCCAAAATAGTAAACAGGTCCATTATAGCAGAACTTGTGAGGCTTTACAAAGagtctgagcttgggatgaggCTTCCAGCATATGATGGCAGAAAAAGTCTGTACACAGCAGGGGCACTTCCTTTTTCCCGGAGAGAGTTTAAGATTAAGCTTATAGACGTAGACGATGGAGTTAATCCCACCAA AAGGGAAAGAGAATACTGTGTCGTGATCAAGTTTGTTGCGCGGGTTAATTTGCATCACTTGGGGCAGTTTCTAGCTGGCAAGCGTGCCGATGCGCCACAGGAGGCACTCCAAACTCTAGACATTGTTCTAAGAGAGTTATCATCTAAAAG GTTTTGCCCCATTGGGAGGTCCTTCTTTTCACCTGATATTAGAACACCACAACGGCTTGGGCAAGGATTGGAATCTTGGTGCGGATTTTACCAGAGCATAAGGCCTACTCAGATGGGTCTTTCCCTCAATATAG ATATGGCTTCTGCTGCGTTCATTGAACCTCTCCCAGTAGTGGAATTTGTTGGCCAGCTATTAGGAAAAGATGTTCTGTCAAGGCAATTGTCTGATGCTGATCGCATTAAG GTTAAGAAAGCCCTGAGAGGAGTTAAAGTTGAAGTAACACACAGAGGAAGCTTTAGAAGAAAGTATCGTGTTTCTGGTTTGACTTCTCAACCAACAAGAGAACTTGT GTTTCCTGTTGACGGGAACTCAACCATGAAGTCGGTAGTTGATTacttccaagaaatgtatggtTTCATTATTAAATATACCCACCTTCCTTGCCTGCAAGTGGGAAGTCAAAAGAAAGCAAACTATTTACCTATGGAG GCCTGCAAAATTGTGGAGGGTCAACGTTATACTAAAAGGTTGAATGAGAAGCAAATTACTGCTCTCCTGAAAGTTACTTGCCAAAGACCCCGTGATCGAGAAAATGACATTTTGCAG ACGATTCAGCATAATGCTTATGATCAAGATCCTTATGCAAAGGAATTTGGGATTAAAATCAGTGAAAAACTAGCTTCTGTGGAAGCACGAATTCTTCCTGCCCCTTGG CTTAAGTATCACGATAGTGGGAAAGAAAAGAATTGTTTACCTCAAGTTGGTCAGTGGAATATGATGAACAAG AAAATGATCAATGGAATGGCCGTTAGCCGGTGGGCATGCATAAATTTTTCACGAAGTGTGCAAGATAATATTGCTCGCACTTTTTGTAATGAGCTTGGTCAAATGTGTCAAGTATCTGGGATG GAATTTAATCCAGAGCCTGTTATCCCCATCTACAATGCCAAACCTGAGCAGGTAGAGAAAGCTTTGAAACATGTTTACCACGTATCAATGAACAAAACCAAAGGAAAGGAATTGGAGCTTTTGTTAGCAATATTGCCTGACAACAATGGCTCTCTCTATG GTGACCTCAAGCGTATTTGTGAAACTGAGCTTGGTTTAATTTCTCAATGTTGTCTGACAAAGCATGTCTTTAAGATTACTAAGCAGTACTTGGCTAATGTGTCTCTGAAGATCAATGTCAAG ATGGGAGGTAGAAACACCGTTCTTGTTGATGCTGTAAGCTGCAGAATACCATTGGTTAGTGACATACCAACTATAATATTTGGAGCAGATGTTACCCATCCCGAAAATGGAGAAGACTCTAGCCCTTCGATTGCAGCT GTAGTGGCGTCCCAAGACTGGCCTGAAGTAACAAAATATGCAGGTTTAGTGTGTGCTCAAGCTCATAGACAGGAACTTATACAAGATTTGTACAAAACTTGGCATGACCCTGTTCGTGGCTTAGTTAGTGGTGGCATGATCCG AGATTTGTTGATTTCTTTTAGAAAGGCAACAGGACAGAAGCCACAAAGGATTATATTTTACAG GGATGGTGTGAGTGAAGGGCAGTTTTACCAAGTTCTACTATATGAATTGGATGCGATTCGTAAG GCATGTGCTTCTTTAGAGCCAAACTATCAACCTCCAGTAACCTTCGTAATTGTACAAAAGAGACATCATACTCGGTTGTTTGCAAACAACCACAGGGACAGGAGCAGTACAGATAAGAGTGGGAATATATTGCCAG GAACTGTTGTTGATTCCAAAATCTGTCACCCAACAGAGTTTGATTTTTACCTCTGCAGTCATGCTGGCATTCAG GGAACAAGTCGTCCAGCTCATTATCATGTTCTGTGGGATGAAAACAATTTCACTGCTGATGGGATTCAGTCTTTGACAAACAATCTCTGTTATACATATGCGAGGTGTACACGCTCTGTCTCTGTTG TTCCTCCAGCATATTATGCACACTTGGCCGCATTTCGAGCTCGTTTCTATGCGGGACCGGAAGAGCTGCAGGAGAATGGCTCCACAGGTACTGGACATGGTTCCAAGGTAACAAGAGCAGCTGGAGAGTGTGGTGTGAAGCCATTGCCAGCCTTGAAAGAAAATGTGAAGAGAGTGATGTTTTATTGTTAA